GACGTGACGCTGCCATGCAGGAAGATGAAGGCTGAGGACGATgaagatgacgatgatgatgacagAGAGATGTTTGGACGAGAGTTCATGAAGACTTACATCGAGGAGGCCAGGAAGAGGTCGTACGCTGTGCTCAACATGCACCGCATCAACCGTTAGTTCCAACACGTCACCGCACTCACAGAACCTTGTGGAGCTCTGTGACTAAGTTGTGTGTCCATGGAGGAGTCAGGGTGAACATGAGTGTGACTCCATGGTCcggttcacacctggcattcaAATGTGGCCCCACTCGTGTCTTGTGATTGGATCTAACTTCATCATTTCTTCTCGCAAAGATGCAAAGCAGGGCGGGAAGCAGCAAGAAGAACCAATCAAAATGTGCTCATTAGTTTCCAGAACAAAACCCCTCTGTTGTAGGGTTAGGGTCAAAGCAGATCAAAGCAGGTCAAAGCAGGTCAATAAGGTCAAAGCAGGTCAAAGCAGGTCAAAGCAGGCGTGGACGGCGAGGAGgaagttattttaaaacatcAGTTTTCTTCGGTCAAAACTCAAACGTCTcttcctgtgtttttcactcagtTAATTTACTGAAGAAGCTCGAGAGAAACAGCTGAAGCTTCGATAACACCTTCAGTTCAAATGAATTAACTTCAAAATGACTACAACTATTAACAATAACACTAATTGATACACATGACactaaaatgaatgtttaatattcttactataaaatgtttgattataACTCCCTGATAATTAACTGATGAATAACTAATAATTGTTTCTTTTCTGAACATTGCAGAGGATCTTCAGACCTGATGTGTTGCTGAgcttcttctgctgcagcttttcaaTCTAAACGTTTTATTGTCTAGGGCTGAAAGAGTCAAGTCTGCTGACACTTCATTATGCTGATGAACTTTCGCCTTCTCCTGCTGTGACCCTGTGATGTGTCAGAACGcataaacaggaagcagaaaatTCTCAACAGAAACTTTATCAAACATTAAACTCAGTCTCatgatttcacaaaaacatgtaaGTCTCATTTCTCACAAAAGTTTCAaggtgacattttaaaaagtcttgATCTTTATTTTATATGACTGGAAATTTAAAACTGGAAATTGAACTCAATCCCTGAACCTGACCTCAGGACAGAGGTCGCGGTGAGGGCACGGCGGTCAGCAGGACGTTCTCCAGGGTCACCTGAGCGTCGGCGTAGCGACTCAGTTTGCTGTCGAATCCTTTAGTCGTGAGGAagtgaactctgccgctgtcGATAAGAAGTTTACAGAGTCGACCGACCTGCTCCCGTTCAGCTGCCGACAAAAACCTGCAGACACAGAATCGGTTAATCATCTAATGTCCCTGATCTGTTCCTGCCCTCTAGCGCCCCCCTCAGGACAAACGGTTCACATTCTGTTCATGGCCTCTTTACACCAACATGAACCAAGCTGCTGGTTCTGCGCCACATGCTAAAGAGCCGCTACATCATCCCTGAACCCTGTGTGAACGCTACCGTCCTCCATGTTCTTCtgtctttacattacattacatttcatttagctgacgcttttatccaataaacattcacactttttaaaacgGCAGTTAAAAGGTTCAAGCTGGTAACTAGGTAACCCCGCCCCAGTGGATTGGTTGAGGCTCTTGGTTTTGGACCAGTCacgtgttgctgctgctcttgaACACTTACTAACAGGACTTCTCTCTGATTGGACGGCTGATGTATCGTTACACTGCTGCTGTGACCACCTGGAGGAGTTTAAAAAGTTACCCGTTCACagcatctgtctcctctgcggCTTCgtgctcctcctcgtctcctcccgGCCTGGTTGCATCCTGATTGGTCGGTCTGAGTCCACATGTGGCCCAGCTGGAAATTCGACAGAAAGCGGAGAACTCTGAAGCTCCGAGTCCTTGTTGCAAGAAGAACTGCTGACCCACGTAGTGGCGCCACTCACAGCGATGGTGACAGCACAGCGCCACTGCCAGGCCAAGGACAGCACCAGATGCAGGACCAGGATCAGAAACTAGTCCTGTATCATTCAAGACAGAACCTGTGTCTGGACCAGCAGCTGGTTCTGAGGTTCTGAGGCGTTTTGGTGGTGGTTCAGTCTCCTCTCTCAGTCCTGGTGTTTCCAGCAAACAGCGCAGAGCCAGATCTGAGACAGAAACCTGTTAATGTTCAGCTGCAACTGGAAAGGCAGATCAGTTAGTGTTACGTCAAAACCATTTGGTCTCAGCTCAGTTAGTCAACTGTGCTCCCAGGACCTCGACCATCAAGGAGCAGCGCTCTCTGAATCCGATCAGGTCCAGCCTGTGGACGAGCTGAGCTCAGTGAAGCACAGCGTTCTCACCTGTCGCTGCTCCACACAGGTGTTTGCCGACTCCGACTAATGGGAGATGTTTCTTCCGGAGCAGAGGAACTTTACCTGGAAACATCCACAGAGTCAGAACAGAAGACCATGAACAGATGGATTCAGATCTTAAACCATCAggttctctggatgtttgtctcttaCTTAAATCCAGATGTTGAATGTCAACCTGCAGCCTCTCAAACTTAACTCCAACATCCTGATGTTTCCCGTCCACCTAAAGAAGAACAGAGACCAGGTTGACTTATTTGGAGTCAGGGAGTCTGGACTCCAGGAGCCTGGAGTCACTGATTCTTGATTCAAGCAGTCTAGTTTTGGACAGTTAGGCGTCAGGAATTAAGTGCAGTTAGGGGTTAGTGTGGAGATTTTGTATTTTGGAGTCAAATTTAGAATCGAGTCAGTGAATCTCAAGTCTCAAGTCGGTGGTCTGGAGCTGTCAGGTTGCGTCATGCCTTGAAGCGGGTGCTACAGcgctccaccagcagcagctgcaggtcctTGCAGGTCTTCAGGGCTTCGTGGATCCAGTGAGACAGTTTCCCTCGACCTGCGCCAAACTCCACATAGCATCGCCCCCCTCCCAGCAGCCCCAGCTCCTCTAGGTGACCTAGAATAGAAGACTGGGCACACCTGACAGGTTAGACAGGACCTGGTCTGTCTCTGCTTCTTGAAGAAGAATGTGATTCAGGTGAGTTAAATCTTTCTGTACCTGCTGTTTCAGGTGTTTATGGGCTGAGTCTCCATTCTTTGGGTTATTAAGCTCCCCCTGGAGGGCAGGATGAGACATTACGCTGTCCTCCACGTTACACTGCAGATCTACAACAACAGTGATGACATGAGACTGTGGAGAGACCGAATCTCCATGAGGGTTTAACAGCATCTCTAATTTAGAGAAACAAATCTCCTCAGTAGTCAGAGGTAGATTTTTTCAACTCCGACAAATTGCCAAAGTGAAGGCCTACCTACCACAAAAGGACCTAGAGACAATTATACATGCATTCATAGCCTCCCGGCTGGATTACTGTAATTCCCTGTATATAGGCTTAGACAAAGCATCCATTCAACTGCAGCTAgtccaaaatgctgctgctcgcCTGCTGAGAAAGACCAGACCCCCCCGTGCTACACCTCCTACACTGGCTTCCTTTGGCCGCCCCCAAACCTGTGGAACAACAACCACTTCACATTAGATCTGCCCCGTCTTCAACACTAATCATTATAAAACACACCTGTTCTCTCAGGCTCTCCATTGAGTGCGTTTCAGTGcacctgattttatttttcttatcgtattcttatattttattttgttctattgtttttattattattattcttatatatttttattttacattattgtattttatttgttttacttgaaCTTTAATGTATTAGGTTGTAACTGTCCTTGGCCGTGCCACTCATCCTGTACAGCACTTTGGTAGCCTGggtgccagacgaacttagccccgcccacaacatttgaggtcgggaagttcggtctggagtccgGTTAGAAATCgaccggaccaatcagattgtcagggcgggctttataccatgatggacagatgatcaacggtaatgTAATCAACCATGTCATCAAACGCTTGTGTTgactttgttttccacaaacatggctgccgctggcgagctgagatgtgtagctgctgcattgagtctgttttagaagaaaTCGACAgccattcattttgaaagaggaacagagaacactgaaccgccgggcagcgctgataatatcacccgttgatccagtagattaaaagcatatacttacttgttgctccaacattaagcaacagcgtcccaacatgtgtcctccttggtgttgtctttatacaacatgttccgaggatcatgcaactcactgcacttctccacttcaattattaatttaatgtcatccatgttgaagaacttcgctgtttgctccgttcaatgtcgggtgtcggggggtaaattacgtattctccactcaagcctacaTGGAGAGTAGGtagcgaggcagccttggcgccgcgcggtgcttcagcctccggtgtgaccggcacagaggtttaacatgggagtggatgggagccagctgttctttaaggcttggcgctgctacagcatccggtgtgaacccggtgttagtaaataactcacaatgcgtcgcttaacatacgtcacatactatgttgctctgattggttgtaggtctatccaattgagacaagaggcttttttttttctggttcggttgaaacacgccccccccccccaatcacagcccaatggagcggtctcagactcacatgctgactagaattatgagtatgacaacaTCAGGCTAGCACTTTGgtcaagttgttttaaatgtgctatatgAATAAAGTTGACATGTCCTGAAGGTGGCGCTGTCAGgtagaggagaagcagcagctcacctGTGACTGCAGTCCTCAGTTTGTCCAGCAGAGAGCGTAACTCCGTCCGGCTCAGCTCACTCAGACTCACCTGACACAGAAGTGTTAGCATGAGCAACATCATTAGCATGGTTGTAGAGTGAGTTGATCAGCTGATCACGTGTTACCTGCTGCTGACACTCGTCTCCATCGGCGGATCCAGCGTTTATGTTCTCCACATAATAAACCTGAGGAGCATCGAACACATTAACCCCCCCGACCTTCGACCTCAGACAGAGATGAACCAGTTCAGACTCACgggtttctctttctctctggagTTACACTTCTTCAGgtgtttgtccagtttgtcTTCACTCACagtgctgaacacacacagtacaaacaaaacaaatgatcaTTCATTTCTCTGTTTATCGATCAGTGATAAAACATGTGATTAATAACCTGATCAATCAGTTTGACTCACTGCTTGGGGTCAAGAGGACACACtattctcctgctgctgtttccttcctcctgcaAACAGGAAACATGACAGTTGGACAGATGAAGACTCATGTTCCTCTCAGGGGTCTTCACCACAGGGCTGCTGGTTCCTCAGGGTCAGGAGGGACTCTGTGGCTGACCAGTACTACGATGGGAGGTTTAACTGGGTCTGCTGCCATGGCAAACTTCCGCTGCAGCTCATCACTGTTAACTCGGTGTCTGTataagccccgccccctgctcACTATCCAATCACACAGATTTAATGATCTAAATCTAAACTTTATGATATGAAACATGTAAATTGAATCATGTCCATGTAAACACTCATGTTCTCACCATGGTTGCATGTTCTCTACATGTAAACACTCATGTTCTCACCATGGTCGCATGTTCTCTACATGTAAACACTCATGTTCTCACCATGGTTGCATGTTCTCTACATGTAAACACTCATGTTCTCACCATGGTCGCATGTTCTCTACATGTAAACACTCATGTTCTCACCATGGTTGCATGTTCTCTACATGTAAACACTCATGTTCTCACCATGGTTGCATGTTCTCTACATGTAAACACTCATGTTCTCACCATGGTCGCATGTTCTCTACATGTAAACACTCATGTTCTCACCATGGTCGCATGTTCTCCACAGAACCTTCTTCCTCGGCTCACCATCATTTTACAGAACCGTTTCTTTTTCTCCAAGAAGAAACCACACAACTCCGGAGCCGCCATTTTGGAGGAAGTACGCGCTGCGTTCAGGTGCTCATGGAAATgtgggaaataataataataatgataatacattttatttcacagcgcCTTTCAAGTCACTCAAGGAcgctttacaatttaaaacaggagcaaacaaataacaaaacaattaaaattaaaagtgcaagTAAAAACAGCATGGCAACTACAGTGTGAATGCAATCCTGAAAAAGTGGGTTTTGAGAGAGGATTTGAACTGAGGGAAGGAGTCAATGTTTGGATGTCAGGTGGGAGTGAGTTCCAGAGTTTGGGAGCAGAGCGGCTGAAAGCTCTGCTCCCCATGGTGGTAATACCGTGAACCCACAGGGCCAGTCAATGGTATCAATGCCTTCGTCATCAAGGAACTGCAGACACACTCTGGCCTAATGAGGCCGGGCATgtcctgcaccaggaggaacccagggtccACTGCACCAGATTAAGGTCAGGCAAACTGATCATGCTGGATGATGTTACAGCAGCATAACGTTCACAACAACTTCTCCAGGCTCTTTCACGGTGGTCACATGTGCTTAGTGTGAACTggctctcatctgtgaagagaACGGGCGCCAATGACGGACCTGCCAATTCTGGTGTTCTCTGGCAAAGGCCAATCGGGCTGCATGGTGCTGGGCTGTGTGCACAGGTCCCACTAGAGGTCATAGGGCCTGCATGCCTCCTCatggagtctgtttctgacaggTTGGTCAGAAGCATGCAGACTTGTAGCCTGCTGGAGGTCGTTATGTAGGGCTTTGGTagtgctcctcctgttctcctcacACAAAAGAGCAGATACcggtcctgctgctgggttgatgCCCTTCTACGGCCATGTCCAACTCTCCAGGTGTAACTGACAGTATCCTGGTTTCTCCTGGTGTAACGTCTGGCGTCTCCTCAAGGCTCTTGAGATTGTGCTGGGTGACcacatgtatgtttgtgtcctCCTAGACTATCTGGTGCTGCAGGTAGCGCCTCATGTTACCAGTAGTGACAACGAGCAGAACACAAAAGTAAAGAAGAATTTGTCAGGGAAATATAAAGAGAGAGCAGCTGTATTTGGCCAGCACATGTAAAACCATTTCCCTTTTTGGGTTTTCTCtggattttgattcaaatttgcACCAAAGCATTGAAACTGATTCATTATCACTTGTGTTTCCTAAATGAACAGATTAATATCTGAAGTTTAACTGACTTGATGTTATACTGTGATGTAAGTGTTCCCTTCATTTTGTTAGCAGTTGTATAAATATATCATCTTTGATTTT
The nucleotide sequence above comes from Platichthys flesus chromosome 9, fPlaFle2.1, whole genome shotgun sequence. Encoded proteins:
- the trmt13 gene encoding tRNA:m(4)X modification enzyme TRM13 homolog isoform X1; the protein is MAAPELCGFFLEKKKRFCKMMVSRGRRFCGEHATMEEGNSSRRIVCPLDPKHTVSEDKLDKHLKKCNSREKEKPVYYVENINAGSADGDECQQQVSLSELSRTELRSLLDKLRTAVTDLQCNVEDSVMSHPALQGELNNPKNGDSAHKHLKQQSSILGHLEELGLLGGGRCYVEFGAGRGKLSHWIHEALKTCKDLQLLLVERCSTRFKVDGKHQDVGVKFERLQVDIQHLDLSKVPLLRKKHLPLVGVGKHLCGAATDLALRCLLETPGLREETEPPPKRLRTSEPAAGPDTGSVLNDTGLVSDPGPASGAVLGLAVALCCHHRCEWRHYVGQQFFLQQGLGASEFSAFCRISSWATCGLRPTNQDATRPGGDEEEHEAAEETDAVNGFLSAAEREQVGRLCKLLIDSGRVHFLTTKGFDSKLSRYADAQVTLENVLLTAVPSPRPLS
- the trmt13 gene encoding tRNA:m(4)X modification enzyme TRM13 homolog isoform X2, producing MAAPELCGFFLEKKKRFCKMMVSRGRRFCGEHATMEEGNSSRRIVCPLDPKHTVSEDKLDKHLKKCNSREKEKPVYYVENINAGSADGDECQQQVSLSELSRTELRSLLDKLRTAVTDLQCNVEDSVMSHPALQGELNNPKNGDSAHKHLKQQSSILGHLEELGLLGGGRCYVEFGAGRGKLSHWIHEALKTCKDLQLLLVERCSTRFKVDGKHQDVGVKFERLQVDIQHLDLSKVPLLRKKHLPLVGVGKHLCGAATDLALRCLLETPGLREETEPPPKRLRTSEPAAGPDTGSVLNDTGLVSDPGPASGAVLGLAVALCCHHRSGPHVDSDRPIRMQPGREETRRSTKPQRRQML